In Cellvibrio polysaccharolyticus, a genomic segment contains:
- the purN gene encoding phosphoribosylglycinamide formyltransferase, giving the protein MSELRHRIVVLISGSGTNLQALMDAVSAGEIAADIVAVISNRPAVGGLTRAEQAGIATEVLDHKQFADRAAFDAALADRIDAYQPDLVVLAGFMRILTPAFTGRYAGRMLNIHPSLLPAYQGLATHQRALDAGETAHGVTVHFVTAELDGGPSVIQAKVPVLTDDNAESLAKRVQQQEHIVYPLAVKWFTESRLRLSEGQVWLDNEPLPSSGHLIDTTSRP; this is encoded by the coding sequence GATGCCGTCAGCGCCGGTGAGATTGCGGCAGATATCGTCGCGGTGATCAGTAATCGCCCCGCTGTGGGTGGTTTGACCCGAGCCGAACAGGCAGGTATTGCCACTGAAGTGCTGGATCACAAGCAATTTGCCGACCGGGCCGCCTTCGATGCGGCCCTGGCCGATCGCATTGATGCTTATCAGCCGGATCTGGTGGTGCTGGCCGGTTTTATGCGCATCCTCACCCCGGCGTTTACCGGGCGCTATGCCGGTCGCATGTTGAATATTCACCCGTCCCTGCTTCCCGCTTATCAAGGGCTTGCTACGCACCAGCGGGCACTGGATGCCGGTGAAACCGCGCATGGGGTAACCGTTCATTTTGTGACCGCCGAGCTGGATGGCGGCCCCTCGGTGATTCAGGCCAAAGTCCCGGTTCTTACCGACGACAATGCCGAATCGCTCGCAAAACGGGTGCAGCAGCAGGAACACATTGTTTATCCGCTCGCCGTAAAATGGTTTACTGAGTCTCGCCTGCGTCTCAGCGAGGGCCAGGTATGGCTGGATAATGAACCTTTACCATCATCTGGCCATCTAATTGACACCACCTCTCGGCCATAA